TGGGGCTTTCCACGCAAGTGCCAATGAACATCGTTTATCTTACAGACGGTTCGGCACGAAAAATCAAAATCGGTAAACGAACCATTACATTTAAAAAAGCAAGCCCAAAAAACGTAGCCACAGTTGGTGAAATAAGCGGTTTGGCAATTCAGGCATTAAAGGAAATCGGGAAGGACAAAGTGCTTGACAAAGAAATAAAACACATTCAGGAACTATTAAAACACGAAAAACCGACACGGCTTGAACACGACATACGGCTTGCCCCTGCTTGGATAAGAGAAATAATGTTACCCGTTTTACAAGAAATAGAGAATGAGCAGAAATAGCATACCATATTGGTTTCAATTATCGAAGCAAGACCGACAAGAAATTTTTACAGAAGTTGCCAATCAAAAAGAATTGTCCATAGCGGCAGTAGAAAAAGATTGGTGGGTAGTGCAAACTTTAGCCGTAATTTTTTCAATGGAATGTGCATCGGTTTTGATTTTCAAAGGTGGAACTTCTTTAAGTAAAGGTTGGAATTTGATACAACGCTTTTCGGAAGATATTGACTTAGTGTTGGACAGGGAATTTTTGGGCTTTACAGGCGAACTAACCAAAGGCGACATTCGCAGATTGAGAAGAAAGTCGTATCAGTATATTACAGAAATTTTTACCGAAGAACTGAAAAACAAGTTTGCCGAATTGGGTTTTAAAGACTTGACCGTAAAGTATCGTGAAGTGGAAAATCACGACCAAGACCCTTTGATTATTGAAATCTATTATCCGACCCTTTCCGAAAAAGACAGCTATCTAAAACCTGCGGTTTTAGTGGAAGTAGGCAGTCGTTCATTAAAAGAACCATTTACACAAAGAACTTTCGGA
This Bacteroidia bacterium DNA region includes the following protein-coding sequences:
- a CDS encoding DUF6088 family protein, encoding MQESIEIQILDKIKKAKRGSLFFVENFVRIANAKTANKALERLVKAGELERFATGIYYRPATSELIGKLTPSLEAVAVAIAKRDRARIVPTGSYALNRLGLSTQVPMNIVYLTDGSARKIKIGKRTITFKKASPKNVATVGEISGLAIQALKEIGKDKVLDKEIKHIQELLKHEKPTRLEHDIRLAPAWIREIMLPVLQEIENEQK
- a CDS encoding nucleotidyl transferase AbiEii/AbiGii toxin family protein yields the protein MSRNSIPYWFQLSKQDRQEIFTEVANQKELSIAAVEKDWWVVQTLAVIFSMECASVLIFKGGTSLSKGWNLIQRFSEDIDLVLDREFLGFTGELTKGDIRRLRRKSYQYITEIFTEELKNKFAELGFKDLTVKYREVENHDQDPLIIEIYYPTLSEKDSYLKPAVLVEVGSRSLKEPFTQRTFGTIISEIFADRPFSDEPITIPVVNPERTFLEKIFLLHEEFQKDTDKIRVERLSRHLYDIEKLMQTEYAEIALQDPDLYNTIVKHRSKFTPISGIDYDNHSPDKINIIPPDKIIRDWEQDYQAMTQTMIYGDLLSFDELIKRLRELQKRINAISRP